In a single window of the Littorina saxatilis isolate snail1 linkage group LG3, US_GU_Lsax_2.0, whole genome shotgun sequence genome:
- the LOC138962953 gene encoding uncharacterized protein: MPSLHFVSADRKKGLLWIKNMMNSHNHESSNNNDAEVQLKISGVLTEIQLSCYNVHDEELERRHSALAKLLEGWQNTTSLGMNHAGPVSLSPKNIADTDEPDLGLTLPDEKLAARVKQLKSELFAIFDGTKESDRHKLYCRGGVSRRSLDGYGGLGYLQEGQEDLVMDILLSLFSKHGTLSLNMADYLMRVLLPEVVDKIFVSQS, encoded by the exons ATGCCCAGCCTTCATTTTGTATCTGCTGACCGCAAGAAAGGTTTGCTTTGGATCAAAAACATGATGAACAGTCACAACCATGAGTCCTCGAACAACAACGATGCAGAG GTCCAGTTAAAAATCAGCGGAGTTTTAACAGAAATTCAGCTGTCCTGCTACAACGTCCACGACGAAGAACTTGAGAGACGTCACTCCGCTTTGGCAAAGCTGCTGGAAGGCTGGCAAAACACAACTTCCCTTGGTATGAACCACGCAG GTCCAGTGTCACTTTCACCTAAAAATATCGCAGACACTGATGAGCCTGATTTGGG GTTGACGTTGCCAGACGAAAAACTGGCAGCACGTGTCAAACAACTGAAATCGGAACTGTTTGCCATATTTGACGGGACCAAAGAAAGTGACCGTCATAAGCTGTACTGCCGAGGTGGAGTATCCCGAC GATCGTTGGATGGATATGGAGGACTTGGCTACCTTCAAGAAGGCCAGGAAGACCTTGTGATGGATATTCTCTTATCTCTATTCTCCAAGCACGGAACATTGTCTTTGAAC ATGGCTGACTACTTGATGAGGGTACTGCTGCCGGAGGTTGTTGACAAAATATTTGTCAGCCAGTCATGA